GCGGAGCCGCCGCTTCGGGGGACGCCCTTGATGCGTTCCAACCAGGGCGCCACCCTTACCCGGCTGCTGACGGCACTGGTGATGCTGCCGTCCGTACTCGCCATTGTCTGGCTGCCCATGCTGGAGCCGGTCTATATTGCCCTGATCGCTCTCCTCGCGGGCATCGGCCTGACCGAATTCTTCGCCATGGTTCGGGCCAAGAATATTTCGACCTGGCCGGCGGCGGCCACGGCCTTTGGCGTGCTCATGGTGGTGGTGGCCGATCGTTCGCCGGAGCTGATGAACACGGCGCTGGTGGTTGGCGTCATAGTGCTGGCCTGGGGCCAGGTGTTTCGCGGCCAGGTGGACATGGCGGCCCTGTCGGTGACGCTCTGGGGCCTTTTCTACGCCGGATGGATGCCGGCTCACTTTGTGCTCCTGCACAACGAGGAGGCGGGGCCGGGACTGGTCACTTTGCTGATCGTGCTGATTGCCCTGTCTGATACGGGGGCCTACTTCGTCGGCAAGTCCATGGGGCGGCATAAACTGTCACCGAAGATCAGCCCGAATAAGACCTGGGAAGGCGCGATTGCCGGGGTTGTGTCGGCCGTGCTGGGCATGGCGATCGCCTGGTATATCGACGCGAACTATCCCGCCGCGCCACTGCCGGGCTGGCCCCTGTGGGCCTATGCCCTCACGGGGGCGCTGCTGGCCATTGCGGGCCAGATCGGCGATCTCATCGAATC
Above is a window of Candidatus Hydrogenedentota bacterium DNA encoding:
- a CDS encoding phosphatidate cytidylyltransferase — encoded protein: MRSNQGATLTRLLTALVMLPSVLAIVWLPMLEPVYIALIALLAGIGLTEFFAMVRAKNISTWPAAATAFGVLMVVVADRSPELMNTALVVGVIVLAWGQVFRGQVDMAALSVTLWGLFYAGWMPAHFVLLHNEEAGPGLVTLLIVLIALSDTGAYFVGKSMGRHKLSPKISPNKTWEGAIAGVVSAVLGMAIAWYIDANYPAAPLPGWPLWAYALTGALLAIAGQIGDLIESMMKRDAGVKDSGKLLPGHGGILDRCDGFLFAGPMLYYLLAWL